Proteins from one Xenorhabdus griffiniae genomic window:
- the tomB gene encoding Hha toxicity modulator TomB has protein sequence MDEYSPRRYDIAELKYLCENLIHEAFSVLNRTDNHWIHDLTSEKSLKLNELIEHIAAFVWSFKIKYSDNHALSTLIDGYLDETYNLFGSDKISFLELTKWQKTNEHLTNVLLHDLNASLSKI, from the coding sequence ATGGATGAATATTCACCAAGAAGATATGATATTGCTGAATTAAAATACTTATGCGAAAATTTAATTCATGAGGCTTTTTCCGTCCTGAATCGCACTGATAATCATTGGATTCACGACCTGACCTCTGAGAAAAGTTTAAAACTAAACGAATTGATTGAACACATTGCAGCTTTTGTTTGGAGCTTTAAAATTAAATACTCAGACAACCACGCGCTGAGCACCTTAATTGATGGCTATCTTGATGAAACATATAATTTGTTTGGAAGTGATAAGATAAGCTTTCTTGAGCTTACAAAATGGCAAAAAACAAACGAACACTTAACTAACGTTCTGTTACATGATTTGAACGCTTCTCTAAGTAAAATCTGA
- a CDS encoding efflux RND transporter permease subunit, which translates to MPKFFIERPIFAWVIAIITMLSGLLAIMKLPVEQYPAIAPPAISISAVYPGADATTVQNTVTQVIEQNMNGIDNLVYMSSSSDSAGHMNIMLTFEAGTDPDIAQVQVQNKLQLAMPLLPQEVQQQGVSVDKTTSSFLMVAGFISQDGSMTQDDIADYIGGSVKDNLSRVTGVGETMLFGTQYAMRIWLNPDKLLNYKITTQDVISAIKAQNNQVAAGQLGGTPPVPGQRLNASIIAQTRLNSAEEFGKILLRMNPNGSQIRLHDVATIQLGAENYSIIGRFNGKPAAGIGIKLATDANALNTSKAVKEALAEMKPFFPHGLTVVYPYDTTPFVKISIFEVVKTLTEAILLVFIVMYLFLQNFRATFIPTIAVPVVLLGTFAILAAFGYSINTLTMFAMVLAIGLLVDDAIVVVENVERIMQEEGLSPKEATKKSMGQIQGALVGIALVLSAVFVPMAFFGGSTGAIYRQFSITIVSAMILSVLVALILTPALCATMLKPVAKGVHGTHTGFFGWFNNLFEKSTHHYTDSIGRMLRGTGRYLVIYVMLIAGMAWIFKNLPSSFLPEEDQGVLLAMVQLPPGSTQEQTQKVLNEINDYFYTKEKDVVKSVFTVNGFGFSGQGQNTGLAFISLKDWELRKDSKDKVPAIVARANANFAQIKEGLVFAFNIPSIVELGSASGFDFQLIDKGNLGHTALTEARNQLLGMVAQHPEMLTSVRPNGQNDTQQYRVYIDKEKAEALAVSTTNINSTLSTMFGGVYVNDFIDRGRVKKVYIQADAPYRMLPSDISKLYVRNYHGEMVPFSAFIDASKEPWIYGSPRLERYNGLPSMEIVGEAAPGQSTGDAMALMEQLASQLPPGIGYDWTGMSYQERLSGNQAPALYALSLIVVFLCLAALYESWSVPFSVMLVVPLGVIGALLATSIRGLDNDVYFKVGLLTTIGLSAKNAILIVEFAKDLIEKEGKGLIEATLEAARMRLRPILMTSLAFMLGVMPLVLSNGAGSGAQNAVGTGVLGGMIAATSLAIYFVPVFFVVIKRRFTKKNEELEHISPPH; encoded by the coding sequence ATGCCTAAGTTTTTTATCGAACGGCCAATTTTTGCATGGGTAATTGCGATTATCACTATGCTATCTGGCTTGCTGGCAATCATGAAATTACCCGTGGAGCAATATCCCGCTATTGCACCACCTGCGATTTCCATTTCAGCAGTTTATCCAGGAGCGGATGCGACAACAGTGCAAAACACGGTAACACAGGTTATCGAACAAAACATGAACGGTATCGATAATCTCGTGTACATGTCTTCCAGCAGCGATTCTGCCGGACACATGAATATCATGCTGACCTTTGAAGCAGGTACCGATCCAGATATCGCACAAGTTCAGGTGCAAAATAAACTGCAATTGGCAATGCCGCTATTGCCTCAAGAAGTTCAGCAACAAGGTGTTAGTGTTGATAAAACCACCAGTTCATTTTTGATGGTAGCAGGTTTCATCTCTCAAGATGGTTCCATGACCCAAGATGATATCGCTGATTATATCGGGGGCAGCGTCAAAGATAACTTGAGCCGTGTTACGGGTGTGGGTGAAACAATGCTCTTCGGTACGCAGTATGCCATGCGTATCTGGCTCAACCCTGACAAATTGCTCAACTATAAAATCACTACTCAGGATGTTATCAGTGCAATTAAGGCGCAGAATAATCAGGTCGCAGCGGGGCAATTAGGAGGAACACCGCCAGTTCCAGGTCAGCGTTTAAATGCTTCGATCATCGCGCAAACGCGACTGAATTCGGCAGAAGAATTTGGCAAGATTTTGCTGCGCATGAATCCCAATGGATCACAAATTCGCTTGCATGATGTCGCTACTATCCAATTAGGTGCGGAAAATTACAGTATCATTGGTCGCTTCAATGGCAAACCGGCAGCAGGAATTGGTATCAAATTGGCAACTGATGCCAACGCCTTAAATACTTCCAAAGCCGTTAAAGAAGCACTGGCTGAGATGAAACCTTTCTTCCCGCATGGGTTAACTGTTGTCTACCCCTATGACACCACACCATTCGTTAAAATATCTATTTTCGAAGTGGTGAAAACATTGACAGAAGCTATTCTGTTAGTGTTTATCGTCATGTATTTGTTCCTGCAAAACTTCCGAGCTACTTTTATCCCAACGATTGCGGTTCCGGTTGTACTGCTTGGTACATTTGCCATTCTTGCTGCGTTTGGTTATTCCATCAATACATTGACCATGTTCGCGATGGTACTTGCCATAGGTCTGCTCGTGGATGATGCCATTGTTGTAGTGGAAAACGTCGAACGAATTATGCAGGAAGAGGGGCTATCACCGAAAGAAGCCACCAAAAAATCAATGGGGCAGATCCAAGGCGCTCTGGTCGGTATCGCACTGGTGCTTTCCGCTGTATTTGTACCAATGGCATTCTTCGGCGGCTCAACAGGCGCAATTTACCGCCAATTCTCAATCACGATCGTTTCAGCAATGATATTGTCGGTGCTGGTGGCATTAATCCTGACTCCAGCATTGTGTGCAACGATGCTCAAGCCTGTTGCCAAAGGCGTCCATGGAACTCACACCGGATTCTTTGGTTGGTTTAACAATCTGTTTGAAAAGAGCACGCATCATTATACTGATAGTATCGGCCGGATGTTACGTGGTACAGGGCGTTACTTGGTGATTTATGTCATGTTGATCGCTGGTATGGCCTGGATATTTAAAAATCTGCCATCCTCTTTCTTGCCAGAAGAAGACCAGGGGGTTTTACTGGCAATGGTCCAATTACCACCTGGCTCAACTCAGGAACAGACACAAAAAGTATTGAATGAGATCAATGACTATTTCTATACCAAAGAAAAAGATGTTGTTAAATCTGTATTTACAGTTAACGGCTTTGGTTTTAGTGGTCAAGGGCAAAATACTGGCCTGGCATTTATCAGCTTAAAAGATTGGGAACTACGCAAGGATTCGAAAGATAAGGTTCCGGCCATTGTTGCTCGAGCGAATGCGAATTTTGCTCAAATCAAGGAAGGTCTCGTCTTTGCGTTCAATATCCCTTCAATTGTGGAACTTGGCTCTGCCAGCGGATTTGACTTCCAATTGATTGATAAAGGGAATCTGGGGCATACAGCACTGACAGAAGCACGTAATCAATTGCTTGGTATGGTTGCACAACACCCAGAAATGCTGACGAGTGTTCGTCCCAATGGGCAAAATGACACACAACAATATCGCGTTTATATCGATAAGGAAAAAGCAGAAGCCTTGGCTGTATCCACAACAAATATCAACTCAACCCTGAGCACGATGTTTGGCGGTGTTTACGTCAATGACTTTATCGACCGCGGTCGAGTCAAAAAAGTCTATATTCAAGCTGATGCCCCTTACCGCATGTTACCAAGCGATATCAGCAAGTTGTATGTTCGTAACTATCATGGGGAAATGGTGCCGTTTTCTGCATTCATAGATGCATCGAAAGAACCTTGGATTTATGGTTCACCACGTCTAGAACGCTACAACGGTCTTCCTTCTATGGAAATTGTGGGCGAAGCAGCACCTGGTCAAAGTACCGGTGACGCCATGGCTCTTATGGAGCAACTGGCATCACAATTACCGCCAGGAATTGGTTATGACTGGACCGGAATGTCTTATCAAGAACGTCTATCCGGTAATCAGGCTCCTGCTCTGTATGCGCTGTCATTGATTGTTGTATTCCTTTGTCTGGCAGCATTATATGAAAGCTGGTCTGTTCCGTTCTCAGTCATGCTAGTCGTCCCTCTGGGGGTTATCGGTGCATTACTGGCAACATCAATACGTGGACTGGACAACGACGTTTACTTTAAGGTGGGCTTATTGACGACCATCGGGTTGTCTGCGAAAAACGCCATCCTTATCGTCGAGTTCGCCAAGGATTTGATAGAAAAAGAAGGCAAAGGATTAATAGAAGCAACGCTTGAAGCAGCCAGAATGCGCTTACGCCCAATTCTGATGACTTCTCTAGCCTTCATGCTTGGTGTTATGCCTCTGGTATTGAGCAATGGTGCCGGTTCAGGTGCACAAAATGCTGTAGGAACGGGAGTATTGGGAGGAATGATCGCAGCTACATCGTTAGCAATTTATTTCGTCCCTGTATTTTTCGTTGTCATTAAGCGGCGGTTTACGAAAAAAAATGAGGAGCTTGAACACATTTCACCCCCTCACTAA
- a CDS encoding HHA domain-containing protein: protein MTKTDYLMRLRKCTSIETLERVIEKNKYELSEDELELFYSAADHRLAELTMNKLYDKIPSSVWKFVR from the coding sequence ATGACTAAAACTGACTATCTGATGCGTTTAAGAAAATGCACTTCTATTGAAACACTGGAACGCGTAATTGAAAAAAATAAATATGAGCTTTCGGAAGATGAACTTGAATTGTTCTACTCCGCAGCTGATCACCGTTTGGCTGAACTTACCATGAATAAACTCTATGATAAAATCCCATCATCTGTTTGGAAATTTGTCCGCTAA